Genomic segment of Scardovia inopinata JCM 12537:
AATTGCCTTCAAGGCCTGAGTATCATCCAATAAGTCTTTAATCTGTGCCATGGCAGTTTTAGCTCCTCACATCTGTGCCTTGCCTGATCTTTGCGATTAATTCATTAGTGTACGCATGGTCACTCACATTTCTCACCTCTATGCTTGCGACTAATCTGGTAGGCAGAAGGCAGCAGACAGCTGCCACTGATACGAGGAGAATTTCATGACTAACTCTGTAAATCCGGCAATGATGACCGATATGTATGAATATACCATGCTTGATGCTGCCCTCAAAGATGGGACTGCTGCCCGCCGCAGTGTCTTTGAAGTTTTTACCCGTCACCTGCCCAGCGGCAGACGATACGGTGTTGTTGCCGGCCTGGGTCGTATTTTGGAGTATCTCAAGGATTTTCGGCCCTCAGATGACGACCTGCAATATATGGCTGATCATCATATTGTCAGCCAAGAAACCATTAATTACCTGCGGAACTTCACTTTCCACGGAAGCATTAAGGCCTACCGCGAAGGTGAAATGTTCTTTGCCAATTCTCCGGTTGTTCAGGTGGAAGGCACCTTTGGGGAATGCGTTCTCCTGGAAACTTTGATTTTGAGTATTATGAACTACGATTCAGCGGTAGCATCGGCAGCCTCCAGAATTACGTCAGCAGCCGGCAGTCGGCCCTGTGCCGATATGGGCGGCAGGCGGATCAGTGAATATGCAGCCATAGCTGCCTCCCGAGCTGCGATTGTCGGAGGCTTTGCCTCCACAGCAAATCTTGCAGCGGCTAAGAAGTATGGTCTTCCCTGCATTGGCACCGCCGCCCACGCCTTCACCCTGGTTCACGATACAGAAAGGGACGCCTTTGAATCTCAGGTGAAAGCCCTGGGCGTGGGCACCACCCTACTTACTGATACCTTCAACATTGATCAAGCCATCAAGACGGCTGTTGATGTTGCTGGCCCTCATCTGGGCGGCATTCGCATTGACTCGGGCGATCTGGCCTCCCTGGCGCAGCGGGCCCGCCATCAGCTGGATGCCCTGGGTGCAACCGGCACCACCATTACTGTTACCAACGATTTAGACGAATATTCCATTGCCGCCCTGGCAGCAGCCCCCATTGATTCTTACGGGGTGGGTACCCGTCTGGTAACAGGATCTGGACATGTAACCAACAATATGGTTTATAAGTTGGTTGAACGCGAAGGCGCAGATGGTCTCATGCACCCGGTCGCCAAGAAATCTTTTGGCAAGGCTACTGACGGGTGGAGAAAGAAAGCTCTTCGCTCTTACCAGTATGGACTGGCTCAGGGTGAGCTTGTTCTTGCCGGG
This window contains:
- a CDS encoding nicotinate phosphoribosyltransferase; this encodes MTNSVNPAMMTDMYEYTMLDAALKDGTAARRSVFEVFTRHLPSGRRYGVVAGLGRILEYLKDFRPSDDDLQYMADHHIVSQETINYLRNFTFHGSIKAYREGEMFFANSPVVQVEGTFGECVLLETLILSIMNYDSAVASAASRITSAAGSRPCADMGGRRISEYAAIAASRAAIVGGFASTANLAAAKKYGLPCIGTAAHAFTLVHDTERDAFESQVKALGVGTTLLTDTFNIDQAIKTAVDVAGPHLGGIRIDSGDLASLAQRARHQLDALGATGTTITVTNDLDEYSIAALAAAPIDSYGVGTRLVTGSGHVTNNMVYKLVEREGADGLMHPVAKKSFGKATDGWRKKALRSYQYGLAQGELVLAGSQEKLDSYQIPEEYGQTRALQITAVDHGNIDDSLTTSQALFAARDYHRQQLNDLPVSALSLSDGEPAIPTEVVTVD